From the genome of bacterium BMS3Abin02, one region includes:
- a CDS encoding ski2-like helicase, translated as MIGFDLDFEPDAFQLEAADAIRSGACVVVTAPTGSGKTLVAEVAIREAMSRGKKAFYTTPLKALSNQKFNDLRGQFPDVGLLTGDNTINGDAPLVVMTTEVIRNMIYAGSAALAGLEVVILDEVHYLGDRFRGQVWEEIIVHAPAGTQLVCLSATVSNADEFTAWVRSRRGSTRLIQAERRPVPLVNLYAVKDRWNDEVFMDEMLRKHRANQSIESRISGRNARRYGTPRRTETVSALAAKGMLPVIYFIFSRAGCNDAAARLLSSGARFTDAAERETIRRVAEERTAHLDPGDLTVLEYDGWLTGLQAGIAPHHAGMVPAFKETVEDLFARGLIKVVFATETLSLGINMPARSVVLESLSRFTGETHELLRAGDYTQLTGRAGRRGIDEVGYGVVLHSRFVPFSQVAKLAAAGSHSLQSSFRPTYNMAVNLVANYSRERARKLLNASFGQFQASKGIRKKARSLERREAELASLRKAASCDRGDIAEYRELLNVSATRESSAMGGLCRGRVIELVSGGKAGRYVVVKRRRGKRVEVIVFSTRGKVVRLRPKDVGSDAMALGSIVMTNSSRIGDPKFRARVARQLRAFRGRPEPLSNEEPAPEHPVAACPDRDEHLQALERALRLQRENRQLGRDLEMAQVGLVQELEQILDLLETRGYVDGWTLTPRGERLRVIYSELDLLISEAVQEGLFDALSPAEVAALVSLAVYEPRRDERGIQGWPSEAVRARSAQFMALWEELVEDERGRGLAETRRPDPGFASLAYRWTTGEDLSEVLGTREAGDFVRTSRQLLDVMRQMREAAPQLAAALGTAIRGIDRGVVAAVR; from the coding sequence ATGATCGGGTTCGACCTCGATTTTGAACCGGACGCGTTCCAGCTCGAGGCTGCGGATGCGATCAGGTCGGGAGCATGCGTGGTCGTGACCGCCCCGACGGGCTCCGGGAAGACCCTCGTGGCCGAAGTCGCGATTCGTGAGGCCATGTCCCGTGGCAAGAAGGCTTTCTACACCACACCGCTCAAAGCATTGTCGAACCAGAAGTTCAACGACTTGCGCGGGCAGTTTCCTGATGTCGGGCTCTTGACCGGAGACAACACCATCAACGGTGACGCCCCCCTGGTCGTGATGACGACAGAGGTCATCCGGAACATGATCTATGCGGGATCGGCGGCTCTCGCGGGTCTCGAAGTCGTCATCCTCGACGAGGTCCACTATTTGGGGGACCGGTTTCGTGGCCAGGTGTGGGAGGAGATCATCGTCCACGCTCCGGCAGGCACCCAGCTGGTATGCCTCTCCGCGACCGTGTCCAACGCCGACGAGTTCACGGCATGGGTCCGCAGTCGGAGGGGGAGCACGAGGCTCATACAGGCGGAACGGCGTCCCGTCCCACTGGTCAATCTCTACGCGGTGAAAGATCGATGGAACGACGAGGTCTTCATGGACGAAATGCTCAGGAAACACCGAGCGAACCAGTCCATCGAGTCACGCATCAGCGGAAGGAATGCCCGCCGCTACGGGACGCCGCGGCGAACCGAAACCGTGTCGGCCCTGGCCGCCAAGGGAATGCTTCCCGTCATCTACTTCATCTTCTCGAGGGCAGGCTGCAACGACGCCGCCGCAAGGCTCCTCTCGTCCGGCGCGAGATTCACCGATGCGGCGGAACGCGAGACCATCCGTAGAGTCGCCGAAGAAAGGACGGCCCATCTCGATCCCGGTGACCTCACCGTCCTCGAATATGACGGGTGGTTGACGGGCCTGCAGGCAGGGATCGCTCCCCACCACGCAGGGATGGTGCCGGCATTCAAAGAAACCGTCGAGGACCTCTTCGCCCGTGGCCTGATCAAGGTCGTCTTCGCCACCGAGACACTGTCGCTTGGCATCAACATGCCGGCTCGGAGCGTCGTTCTCGAAAGCCTCAGTCGATTCACGGGAGAAACCCACGAACTGCTCAGGGCCGGCGACTACACGCAGTTGACCGGCAGGGCAGGGCGCCGTGGAATCGACGAAGTCGGATACGGCGTCGTCCTGCACTCACGATTCGTGCCTTTCTCACAAGTTGCCAAACTCGCCGCCGCCGGGTCCCATTCGCTGCAATCGAGTTTCCGCCCCACCTACAACATGGCCGTAAACCTGGTCGCAAACTACTCCCGTGAGCGGGCGCGGAAGCTACTGAACGCATCATTCGGCCAGTTTCAAGCGTCGAAGGGAATACGCAAGAAGGCCCGATCCCTCGAACGTCGAGAAGCTGAGCTTGCGTCATTGAGGAAAGCGGCGTCGTGCGACCGGGGGGACATCGCAGAATACCGGGAACTCCTCAACGTCTCTGCCACCCGGGAATCGTCCGCCATGGGCGGGCTGTGTCGCGGGCGAGTGATCGAACTCGTGTCGGGAGGCAAAGCGGGTCGATACGTCGTGGTGAAACGCCGGCGAGGCAAGAGAGTCGAAGTCATCGTGTTCTCGACACGAGGCAAAGTCGTCCGGCTGCGTCCGAAGGACGTGGGTTCCGATGCCATGGCGCTGGGCTCCATCGTCATGACGAATTCCTCGCGGATCGGGGACCCGAAGTTCCGAGCGCGGGTGGCGCGACAACTTCGAGCGTTTCGGGGTCGCCCCGAGCCCCTGAGCAACGAAGAACCGGCACCCGAACACCCGGTCGCCGCGTGTCCCGACAGAGATGAACATCTGCAGGCGCTCGAACGGGCACTTCGTTTGCAGCGCGAGAACCGGCAACTCGGTAGAGACCTGGAGATGGCGCAGGTGGGCCTGGTCCAAGAACTCGAACAGATACTCGACCTGCTCGAGACTCGCGGCTACGTGGACGGCTGGACCCTGACGCCACGCGGTGAACGCCTTCGGGTGATCTACAGCGAACTCGATCTGCTCATCTCCGAAGCCGTCCAAGAGGGACTCTTCGATGCCCTCAGTCCTGCCGAGGTGGCCGCGTTGGTCTCGCTGGCCGTCTACGAGCCGAGAAGGGACGAAAGGGGCATACAAGGGTGGCCATCCGAGGCAGTTCGCGCGAGGAGCGCCCAGTTCATGGCACTCTGGGAGGAACTCGTCGAGGATGAACGAGGCAGGGGGCTCGCAGAGACTCGTCGACCGGACCCGGGATTCGCTTCGCTTGCGTATCGTTGGACGACAGGAGAGGACCTGAGCGAAGTACTCGGCACACGGGAGGCAGGTGACTTCGTTCGAACGTCGAGACAGCTTCTCGACGTGATGCGGCAGATGCGTGAGGCGGCTCCACAGCTCGCAGCAGCGTTGGGAACGGCGATTCGGGGTATCGATCGCGGCGTCGTCGCGGCAGTACGGTGA
- the dagK gene encoding diacylglycerol kinase, with product MEEWLVLVNPKAGYRSHAEARTREALRRGGVKATVRVPTTVKAMRDAVDMGAREGRRRFVAVGGDGTINVVVDQLLQHEWNEPPVVGLLPSGSGSDLARTFDIAQNIEEAATTLHGDAHKRVDVGVLEGNWGSRYFINVAEAGLTAAVLHRALTLPRWLGSSKYHLALALTFPRIRLVEMTLQAGDMEFSGTSLLAVFANARYFAGGWHIAPHASTSDGLFDIQVFTASKKDVPRLWWLAKSGSHIDEPQIRTVVADSFSLSVSAPWPVEADGEYFGEGSMRGRIRRGAVLLKTAHP from the coding sequence ATGGAGGAATGGCTCGTCTTGGTGAACCCGAAAGCCGGATACCGGAGCCACGCGGAAGCGCGCACGAGGGAGGCGCTTCGTCGCGGTGGAGTCAAGGCAACAGTCCGTGTACCGACCACCGTGAAGGCGATGCGAGACGCGGTCGACATGGGTGCTCGCGAGGGCAGGAGGCGATTTGTCGCGGTTGGAGGCGATGGAACCATCAATGTCGTCGTCGATCAACTGTTGCAGCACGAATGGAACGAGCCCCCGGTCGTGGGGCTGCTCCCCTCCGGATCCGGCTCGGATCTCGCCCGGACATTCGACATCGCACAGAACATCGAAGAGGCCGCAACGACGTTGCACGGCGACGCTCACAAGAGGGTCGACGTGGGTGTCCTCGAGGGCAACTGGGGGAGTCGGTACTTCATCAACGTGGCAGAAGCCGGACTCACCGCGGCGGTGCTGCACCGTGCCCTGACCTTGCCACGATGGTTGGGCTCGAGCAAGTATCACCTGGCATTGGCGCTGACCTTCCCACGCATTCGGCTGGTCGAGATGACTCTCCAGGCAGGTGACATGGAATTCTCGGGGACATCTCTCCTCGCCGTGTTCGCCAATGCCCGGTATTTCGCAGGGGGCTGGCACATCGCGCCTCACGCGTCGACTTCCGACGGCCTGTTCGACATCCAGGTGTTCACGGCCTCCAAGAAGGATGTTCCCCGGCTTTGGTGGCTCGCCAAGAGCGGGTCCCACATCGACGAGCCGCAGATTCGCACGGTTGTTGCCGACTCATTCAGCCTGAGTGTGTCGGCGCCGTGGCCGGTGGAGGCCGACGGCGAGTACTTCGGGGAAGGCTCGATGCGGGGGCGCATCCGTCGAGGGGCGGTGTTGCTGAAGACGGCCCATCCCTGA
- a CDS encoding undecaprenyl-phosphate mannosyltransferase: MPADPAQVTVVLPTFNERENLEPIVRDVTRHGYRVLVVDDASPDGTGELADDLAKEIPSVSVLHRTQKAGLGPAYAAGFRHAFSDGARIICEMDADFSHDPAALPSLVEAVDLGAELAIGSRYVEGGATPDWPLHRRLLSKGGNWYARRMLALPIGDATAGFRAYRAEELMSLEAETCLASGYAFQVEMTLRAVDQGLRIVEVPITFRDRREGTSKMGAKIVVEAMWLVTKWGVRRRVAGR; the protein is encoded by the coding sequence GTGCCGGCTGACCCCGCGCAGGTGACGGTCGTCCTTCCGACGTTCAACGAACGCGAGAATCTCGAACCGATCGTCAGGGACGTGACGCGACACGGGTATCGTGTCTTGGTGGTCGATGATGCCTCGCCCGATGGCACGGGCGAACTGGCGGACGATCTTGCAAAGGAGATCCCTTCGGTCAGCGTTCTCCACCGGACGCAGAAGGCGGGTCTGGGCCCTGCCTACGCTGCCGGGTTTCGGCATGCGTTCTCAGACGGCGCCCGGATCATCTGCGAGATGGATGCCGACTTCTCCCACGACCCGGCGGCGCTTCCCTCGCTCGTGGAGGCAGTGGACCTTGGCGCGGAGCTCGCAATCGGCAGCCGGTATGTCGAGGGGGGCGCCACTCCGGATTGGCCTCTGCATCGGCGCTTGCTGTCCAAGGGCGGGAACTGGTATGCGAGACGCATGCTCGCCCTCCCGATTGGTGATGCCACGGCGGGATTTCGCGCGTATCGGGCCGAAGAACTGATGAGCCTCGAGGCCGAGACCTGTCTGGCCTCCGGATACGCTTTCCAGGTGGAAATGACCCTGCGAGCCGTGGATCAGGGCCTCCGAATCGTGGAGGTGCCGATTACGTTCAGAGACCGTCGCGAGGGCACGTCGAAGATGGGAGCCAAGATCGTGGTCGAGGCCATGTGGCTCGTCACAAAATGGGGTGTTCGGAGGAGGGTCGCAGGGAGATGA
- the nudG gene encoding CTP pyrophosphohydrolase: MKTSDRAPIPGVGVVIVHEGKLLLIRRGHGANKGLWAVPGGKVEFGETREVAAAREAREETGLEIAVGEVVWAGDAIGPGDPPAWHFTLVDFAATVVRGTLCAGDDAAEIEWVPLNDVLKRPVTPTMVDLMKVLVGSRESRPFRKI; encoded by the coding sequence ATGAAGACCTCTGATCGAGCACCGATTCCGGGCGTCGGCGTCGTCATCGTGCACGAAGGAAAACTCCTGCTGATCCGGAGAGGTCATGGGGCGAACAAAGGCCTCTGGGCGGTACCGGGCGGAAAAGTCGAGTTTGGAGAGACACGCGAGGTCGCCGCCGCACGAGAGGCACGAGAGGAGACAGGTCTCGAGATCGCCGTCGGAGAGGTGGTATGGGCAGGCGACGCAATTGGACCCGGGGATCCACCCGCGTGGCATTTCACGCTCGTCGACTTCGCCGCGACGGTGGTCCGTGGAACATTGTGCGCGGGCGATGATGCAGCCGAGATCGAGTGGGTGCCGCTGAACGACGTGCTGAAGCGGCCCGTTACACCGACCATGGTCGACCTGATGAAGGTCCTCGTCGGCTCGAGGGAGTCCCGCCCGTTCAGAAAGATCTGA
- the yutF gene encoding putative hydrolase YutF, which yields MAASSIMSYGGLVDAATSAVNVVPRKGLNMTRVVVGAERFGNVLCDLNGVLDRGTEAIPGAGDALRRLDEAGFSIVFVTNNSTGTCADVAETIARLNGYPASPDQVITSAVAAAALLAPDRPASMVVGGEGILSALSEREISIVVDPSVAEAVVVGLDVDFTYQSLDMAASAIRKGARFIATNTDVTFPGPGDLHAGAGAIVAAIAAASGRTPTVAGKPHSAIRALVKQRLVPGPVWVVGDRPETDLAMAKAENWNAALVLTGVVSDPGEVPSGLEPDLVNASLSEFADVLTSDRLSGERRSDPGGPV from the coding sequence GTGGCGGCGTCATCGATCATGTCGTACGGTGGGCTGGTGGACGCCGCGACATCGGCTGTGAACGTGGTTCCTCGGAAAGGTCTGAACATGACGAGAGTTGTAGTCGGTGCGGAGCGGTTCGGCAACGTCCTGTGCGATCTCAACGGCGTCCTGGACCGGGGCACCGAGGCGATCCCCGGAGCAGGGGACGCGCTGCGCCGTCTCGACGAGGCAGGGTTCTCCATCGTCTTCGTCACGAACAACTCGACGGGAACATGCGCCGACGTCGCCGAGACGATCGCCCGCCTCAACGGCTACCCGGCCTCACCGGACCAGGTCATCACCTCGGCCGTGGCCGCTGCCGCACTTCTCGCACCCGATCGGCCGGCCTCCATGGTGGTCGGCGGAGAGGGAATCCTATCGGCGCTGAGTGAGCGCGAGATCTCCATCGTCGTCGACCCCTCCGTCGCCGAAGCCGTGGTCGTGGGACTCGACGTCGACTTCACCTATCAAAGCCTCGACATGGCGGCGTCTGCGATCCGCAAGGGAGCCCGCTTCATTGCCACCAACACCGATGTCACCTTTCCCGGACCGGGTGATCTCCACGCCGGCGCAGGTGCGATAGTCGCTGCGATTGCAGCGGCATCCGGACGAACGCCGACGGTCGCCGGCAAACCTCACTCTGCGATACGGGCATTGGTCAAACAGCGACTCGTTCCCGGTCCTGTGTGGGTGGTGGGGGATCGTCCCGAGACCGATCTGGCCATGGCGAAGGCCGAGAACTGGAACGCTGCCCTGGTCCTGACGGGCGTCGTCTCGGACCCGGGCGAAGTTCCATCCGGCCTGGAACCGGACCTCGTCAACGCCTCTCTTTCCGAGTTCGCAGATGTCCTCACGAGCGACCGGCTCAGCGGCGAGCGGCGATCCGACCCCGGCGGACCCGTCTGA
- a CDS encoding rhomboid family protein: MIPIRDANPGISRPVITWLIIAAAAFVFFFVQPHGERAALEFDVHHAAIPCELSSARLLDQGDLSGCSPIPRPPPLYPDKNLWGSVFVSMFLHATPWHLIGNLWVLWIFGNNVEDAFGKPGYVLFYLTSGVAATAAFVASNPSALTPLIGASGAIAGVMGAYLVLYPRARVVSVFPILFFLPIALPASIFLVFWFVGQFFVGATGIAWQAHVGGFLFGVAVATLMRPTLLRRVRRGRIAARR, encoded by the coding sequence TTGATTCCCATTCGGGACGCGAATCCAGGCATCTCCCGCCCTGTCATCACTTGGCTGATCATCGCCGCGGCAGCGTTCGTCTTCTTCTTCGTTCAGCCCCACGGTGAACGTGCCGCCCTGGAGTTCGATGTCCACCACGCCGCGATTCCATGCGAACTCTCTTCGGCCCGACTTCTCGACCAGGGTGATCTCTCGGGCTGCTCGCCGATTCCTCGGCCTCCACCTCTCTATCCGGACAAGAACCTGTGGGGGAGCGTCTTCGTGTCCATGTTCCTGCACGCGACTCCGTGGCATCTCATCGGTAACCTCTGGGTACTGTGGATCTTCGGTAACAACGTGGAAGATGCTTTCGGCAAGCCTGGGTATGTGCTCTTCTATCTGACCTCGGGAGTGGCTGCGACAGCGGCCTTCGTCGCCTCCAACCCGAGCGCGCTCACCCCTTTGATCGGCGCATCGGGCGCAATCGCCGGCGTGATGGGTGCCTATCTCGTTCTCTACCCCAGAGCTCGAGTTGTGTCCGTATTCCCGATCCTCTTCTTCCTTCCGATTGCGCTCCCTGCGTCGATCTTTCTGGTCTTCTGGTTCGTCGGGCAGTTCTTCGTCGGGGCGACGGGCATCGCGTGGCAGGCTCACGTCGGCGGATTCCTCTTCGGTGTCGCCGTCGCAACCCTGATGCGACCGACACTGCTCAGACGGGTCCGCCGGGGTCGGATCGCCGCTCGCCGCTGA
- the tlyA gene encoding 16S/23S rRNA (cytidine-2'-O)-methyltransferase TlyA: protein MVASRREAQAAIESRRVTVGGVPTPKPATMVDSSSSLRLVGPSPRFVSRGGDKLAGALDLFDVAVTGRRCLDAGASTGGFSDCLLQEGASAVVALDVGYGQLAWRIRNDPRVRVVERTNLRHVDPADIDAPFEVIVADLSFISLCTVREALAACSTGDTDFVLLVKPQFETGRSKVGKGGIVRDPKVHTEVLERVTGCLERSGIGAKEVIRSPIRGAGGNVEFFLWARQGLVTVNDEMIAKVVHA, encoded by the coding sequence ATGGTTGCGAGCCGCAGGGAAGCGCAGGCCGCCATCGAATCGCGAAGAGTGACGGTTGGAGGAGTGCCGACCCCAAAACCGGCCACCATGGTGGACAGTTCATCGTCTCTCCGCCTCGTTGGTCCATCGCCACGATTCGTCTCGCGAGGTGGCGACAAGCTCGCCGGAGCCCTCGACCTGTTCGATGTGGCTGTCACGGGGAGGCGCTGCCTGGATGCGGGAGCTTCGACAGGCGGCTTCAGCGATTGTCTGCTTCAGGAAGGAGCATCCGCGGTCGTTGCCCTGGACGTAGGGTATGGACAGCTGGCATGGAGGATCCGAAACGACCCGAGAGTACGGGTGGTGGAGAGAACCAACCTCCGTCACGTGGACCCCGCCGACATCGATGCGCCCTTCGAGGTGATCGTTGCCGACCTGTCATTCATCTCCCTCTGTACGGTTCGCGAGGCGCTCGCGGCTTGCAGCACCGGGGACACAGACTTCGTCCTGTTGGTGAAGCCACAGTTCGAAACAGGACGGAGCAAGGTTGGCAAGGGCGGGATCGTGCGCGACCCTAAAGTGCACACTGAGGTGCTCGAGAGGGTGACCGGCTGTCTCGAGCGTTCGGGTATCGGTGCGAAAGAGGTGATTCGCTCTCCTATCCGGGGAGCCGGCGGGAACGTGGAGTTCTTCCTCTGGGCAAGGCAGGGGCTTGTGACTGTGAATGACGAGATGATCGCAAAGGTGGTGCACGCGTGA
- the ppnK gene encoding inorganic polyphosphate/ATP-NAD kinase: MVVHERRPQAGTVAERFREGCLLRGIEIVDQEAEHVDAVIAIGGDGTVLRAARIALKSGAALLGVNVGRKGFLADVEPAGLPEALDVLASGTWRESARMTIRARMNGGETAVGINDVVVEKTGGHSIISIEVRVDGERFIDYHADGLVFATPTGSTAYNLSAGGPLMDPEVEALIMSPVAPHSLFSKSVILHPDAEIRCMVVADRPAGVSVDGRDLGTAHSGDMIFIERGSEQVRFIDVSGTSFPRRVKDKFHLNEDRRSVGG, encoded by the coding sequence ATGGTCGTACACGAGAGGCGTCCACAGGCGGGAACCGTGGCGGAACGCTTTCGCGAAGGCTGCCTGCTGCGGGGCATCGAAATCGTGGACCAGGAAGCAGAGCACGTTGACGCCGTCATTGCCATCGGCGGTGATGGGACCGTGCTGCGAGCAGCCAGAATCGCGTTGAAGTCGGGCGCCGCGCTCCTTGGAGTCAACGTTGGACGGAAGGGTTTCCTGGCGGATGTGGAGCCGGCCGGATTGCCTGAAGCACTGGACGTGTTGGCGTCTGGGACATGGCGCGAGTCGGCCCGCATGACGATCCGGGCACGCATGAACGGAGGAGAGACGGCGGTGGGCATCAACGATGTGGTGGTCGAGAAGACCGGAGGGCACAGCATCATCTCGATCGAGGTTCGCGTCGACGGCGAACGCTTCATCGACTACCACGCCGACGGCCTCGTGTTCGCAACGCCGACGGGTTCGACCGCCTACAACCTCTCTGCCGGTGGACCACTGATGGATCCCGAAGTCGAGGCGCTGATCATGTCGCCGGTCGCCCCCCACTCATTGTTCTCGAAGTCGGTCATCCTGCATCCGGATGCCGAGATCCGATGCATGGTGGTTGCCGACAGGCCCGCAGGCGTCAGTGTGGACGGACGAGATCTCGGAACGGCACACAGCGGCGACATGATCTTCATCGAACGTGGGTCTGAACAGGTTCGCTTCATCGACGTATCGGGTACGTCGTTTCCTCGGCGTGTGAAGGACAAATTCCATCTCAATGAGGATCGAAGGTCGGTGGGTGGCTGA
- the recN gene encoding DNA repair protein RecN, translating to MLDELKVENLGILDEVTIEPGPGLVVVSGETGAGKTLLLGALRLLMGGRVSTDTIGPRTAEAMIEGRFVIDHEEMVLARRVTAGRSRAYVDGHMVPARTLEERTQSLIEIIGQHDRLKLARPGAMRNLVDARLNSRSVLESYRDAWENVKGLEADLEALGGDRRALEREHDLLSYQHNDIISAGFQAGDDERLRQSATRLRNAGELTEGLSRVRTALEDTITAAGWAIDELRTVTGLDPSTVPLLAEADEVAVRAGELFTQVRQLAEGIEHDPAALDVLEQRIARLADLQRKYGATLDDVLGFGVRVGHRLEQLDRLLSRADAIGDDLGEAKKELEAAGRSLLLAREEAARTIEGEAAQHLRELGFSDASFRITVEETQAGPNGADTVRVLFASDSRLDAAPIDRFASGGELSRIVLALHLAADVGHVPIVAFDEIDAGVGGETALALGRKLAKLAVNRQVLCVTHLPQVAAFAERHFVVTREGIRARVGRVEGDDRLRELSRMLAGLPESEQGRRHAEELIAAAQRYDS from the coding sequence ATGCTCGACGAGTTGAAGGTCGAGAACCTCGGCATCCTCGACGAAGTCACCATTGAGCCTGGCCCGGGACTGGTGGTTGTCAGCGGTGAAACCGGTGCAGGCAAGACTTTGCTCCTTGGAGCGTTGCGCCTGTTGATGGGCGGGCGCGTGTCCACCGACACGATCGGCCCGCGCACAGCAGAGGCCATGATCGAAGGCCGGTTCGTGATCGATCACGAGGAAATGGTGCTCGCACGACGTGTCACAGCTGGACGAAGCCGAGCCTACGTCGACGGGCACATGGTGCCGGCTCGTACGCTCGAGGAGCGGACGCAGTCACTCATCGAGATCATCGGCCAGCACGATCGGCTGAAGCTTGCCCGGCCGGGTGCGATGCGCAACCTCGTCGATGCTCGCCTGAACTCGCGTTCCGTGCTGGAGTCCTACCGGGATGCGTGGGAGAACGTGAAGGGCCTCGAAGCAGACCTGGAGGCACTCGGAGGTGATCGTCGCGCCCTGGAACGCGAACACGACCTCCTTTCGTACCAGCACAACGACATCATTTCTGCCGGTTTTCAGGCCGGCGATGACGAACGGCTACGCCAAAGCGCCACGCGACTTCGCAATGCCGGCGAACTGACCGAGGGCCTCTCGAGAGTGCGCACGGCGCTCGAAGACACCATCACGGCCGCCGGATGGGCCATCGACGAACTGAGGACCGTCACCGGCCTCGACCCATCGACGGTCCCGCTGCTCGCCGAGGCCGACGAGGTTGCGGTACGTGCAGGCGAATTGTTCACCCAGGTGCGCCAGCTCGCGGAAGGCATCGAACATGACCCTGCCGCTCTCGACGTGCTGGAACAGCGCATTGCGCGCCTCGCCGATTTGCAGCGCAAGTACGGCGCAACACTCGATGACGTGCTCGGCTTCGGAGTGCGAGTGGGGCACAGACTCGAACAGCTGGATCGTCTCCTGAGCCGGGCGGACGCCATCGGAGATGACCTGGGGGAAGCGAAGAAGGAACTCGAAGCAGCCGGAAGATCCCTGCTCCTCGCTCGAGAAGAGGCGGCGCGGACCATCGAGGGGGAGGCAGCACAGCATCTTCGCGAACTTGGGTTCTCCGACGCCTCGTTCCGGATAACAGTGGAAGAGACACAGGCCGGGCCAAACGGAGCCGACACCGTCCGGGTCCTCTTCGCCTCGGATAGCCGGCTGGACGCGGCACCCATCGATCGGTTCGCATCCGGCGGGGAGCTGAGCCGAATCGTTCTTGCCCTGCACCTCGCCGCAGACGTCGGGCACGTTCCCATCGTGGCCTTCGACGAGATCGACGCGGGCGTCGGCGGCGAAACGGCGCTTGCCCTTGGACGAAAACTGGCCAAGCTCGCGGTCAATCGTCAGGTGCTATGTGTCACACACCTCCCGCAGGTAGCCGCCTTCGCGGAGCGTCACTTCGTCGTCACCAGGGAAGGGATCCGGGCACGCGTCGGAAGGGTGGAGGGAGATGACCGGTTGCGTGAGCTGTCGAGAATGTTGGCAGGACTGCCAGAATCGGAGCAGGGTCGAAGGCACGCCGAAGAGTTGATCGCCGCGGCGCAGAGATATGACAGCTGA